In a single window of the Delftia tsuruhatensis genome:
- the leuC gene encoding 3-isopropylmalate dehydratase large subunit codes for MGRTLYDKIFDEHVIHTEDDGTSVLYIDRHLVHEVTSPQAFEGLRMANRKLWRVSSVVATADHNTPTDGWERGYDGIADPISKEQITTLNANIGEFGSAAFFPFMDKGQGIVHVMGPEQGATLPGMTVVCGDSHTSTHGAFGALAHGIGTSEVEHVMATQTLLAKKARNMLVQVNGKVAPGITAKDIVLAIIGKIGTAGGTGYTIEFAGEAIRDLSMEGRMTVCNMAIEGGARAGLVAVDDKTISYVKGRPLAPTGAEWDAAVAYWKTLHSDADAKFDRVVELQASDIVPQVTWGTSPEMVLGVDAIVPDPDKEKDASKRGAIERALTYMALEPGKPINDIFVDKVFIGSCTNSRIEDMREAAAVVKKLGQKVARNIKLAMVVPGSGLVKEQAEREGLDQIFKAAGFEWREPGCSMCLAMNADRLEPGERCASTSNRNFEGRQGAGGRTHLVSPAMAAAAAIHGHFVDIRRFS; via the coding sequence ATGGGACGCACCCTCTACGACAAGATCTTCGACGAGCATGTCATCCACACCGAGGATGACGGTACCTCCGTGCTCTATATCGACCGCCACCTGGTGCACGAAGTCACCAGCCCCCAGGCCTTCGAAGGCCTGCGCATGGCCAACCGCAAGCTGTGGCGCGTCAGCTCCGTCGTGGCCACGGCCGACCACAACACGCCCACCGACGGCTGGGAGCGTGGCTATGACGGTATCGCCGACCCCATCAGCAAGGAGCAGATCACCACGCTGAACGCCAACATCGGCGAATTCGGCTCCGCTGCCTTCTTCCCCTTCATGGACAAGGGCCAGGGCATCGTCCACGTGATGGGCCCAGAGCAAGGCGCGACCCTGCCCGGCATGACCGTGGTCTGCGGCGACAGCCACACCTCCACGCACGGCGCCTTCGGTGCGCTGGCCCACGGCATCGGCACCTCCGAGGTCGAGCATGTGATGGCCACCCAGACCCTGCTGGCCAAGAAGGCCAGGAACATGCTGGTCCAGGTCAACGGCAAGGTGGCTCCCGGCATCACGGCCAAGGACATCGTGCTGGCCATCATCGGCAAGATCGGCACGGCAGGCGGCACCGGCTACACCATCGAGTTCGCGGGTGAAGCCATCCGCGATCTCAGCATGGAAGGCCGCATGACGGTGTGCAACATGGCCATCGAAGGCGGCGCACGCGCCGGCCTGGTGGCCGTGGACGACAAGACCATCAGCTACGTCAAGGGCCGCCCCCTGGCCCCCACCGGCGCGGAGTGGGATGCCGCCGTCGCCTACTGGAAGACGCTGCATTCGGATGCCGACGCGAAGTTCGACCGCGTGGTCGAGCTGCAGGCCAGTGACATCGTGCCGCAGGTCACCTGGGGCACCTCGCCCGAGATGGTGCTGGGCGTGGACGCCATCGTGCCCGATCCCGACAAGGAAAAGGATGCCAGCAAGCGCGGCGCCATCGAGCGTGCGCTGACCTACATGGCCCTGGAGCCCGGCAAGCCCATCAACGACATCTTCGTGGACAAGGTCTTCATCGGCTCGTGCACCAACAGCCGCATCGAGGACATGCGCGAGGCCGCCGCCGTGGTCAAGAAGCTGGGTCAGAAGGTGGCGCGCAACATCAAGCTGGCCATGGTCGTGCCCGGCTCGGGCCTGGTCAAGGAACAGGCCGAACGCGAAGGGCTGGACCAGATCTTCAAGGCCGCGGGCTTCGAGTGGCGCGAGCCCGGCTGCTCCATGTGCCTGGCCATGAACGCCGACCGGCTGGAGCCCGGCGAGCGCTGCGCCTCGACCAGCAACCGCAACTTCGAAGGCCGCCAGGGCGCGGGCGGGCGCACCCACCTGGTGAGCCCGGCCATGGCCGCGGCCGCCGCCATCCACGGCCACTTCGTGGACATCCGCAGGTTTTCCTGA
- a CDS encoding LysR substrate-binding domain-containing protein translates to MKNSERSFARRIDLTSLQLFVAVCELGSIGRAAEREFIAASAVSKRLSDLEATVDTALLYRHSRGVTLTPAGESLLHHARNVLYGLERMQGELSEYADGVRGHVRIHANMSAIVQFLPEDLGVFARKHGQVKIDLQEQLSPAVLAAVQEGTADIGICSMAHMPSGNGQASPALQHRPYREDRLVVVVPEQHALAHSDSVAFSDVLEWDIVSLQAGSSISLAMRAAAAQAGHALHQRIQVTSLDAMCRMIDNGLGVGLIPDRAFELMHGVGHLRALELTDDWARRELSIVARDFDALPVTARLLVEHLSPPAATS, encoded by the coding sequence ATGAAGAATTCAGAGCGCAGTTTTGCACGGCGCATAGACCTCACCTCCCTGCAGTTGTTCGTGGCTGTCTGCGAACTGGGCAGCATCGGCCGCGCGGCCGAGCGCGAGTTCATCGCGGCCTCGGCCGTGAGCAAGCGCCTGTCCGACCTCGAAGCCACGGTGGACACCGCCCTGCTGTACCGCCACAGCCGCGGCGTGACCCTGACGCCGGCCGGCGAAAGCCTGCTGCACCATGCCCGCAACGTGCTCTACGGACTGGAGCGCATGCAAGGCGAGTTGTCCGAGTACGCCGACGGTGTTCGCGGACATGTCCGCATCCACGCCAACATGTCAGCCATCGTGCAGTTCCTGCCTGAAGACCTGGGTGTGTTCGCCCGCAAGCACGGCCAGGTCAAGATCGACCTGCAGGAGCAGTTGAGCCCCGCCGTGCTCGCCGCCGTGCAGGAAGGCACGGCCGACATCGGCATCTGCTCCATGGCGCACATGCCCAGCGGCAATGGCCAGGCGAGCCCCGCGCTCCAGCACCGCCCCTACCGGGAAGACCGCCTGGTCGTGGTCGTGCCCGAACAGCATGCGCTGGCGCACAGTGACAGCGTGGCCTTTTCCGATGTGCTGGAATGGGACATCGTGAGCCTGCAGGCCGGCTCCTCGATCAGCCTGGCCATGCGGGCCGCCGCCGCGCAGGCCGGCCATGCGCTGCACCAGCGCATACAGGTCACCAGCCTGGATGCCATGTGCCGCATGATCGACAACGGCCTGGGCGTGGGCCTGATCCCCGACCGTGCCTTCGAGCTCATGCATGGCGTAGGCCACCTTCGTGCCCTGGAGCTCACCGACGACTGGGCACGGCGCGAGCTGAGCATCGTGGCGCGCGACTTTGACGCGCTGCCCGTCACGGCGCGCCTGCTGGTCGAGCACCTGAGCCCGCCGGCAGCCACGTCCTGA
- a CDS encoding entericidin A/B family lipoprotein, protein MKPSFSILLIGLAFTLAACNTVKGIGQDVQSAGSAIERAAR, encoded by the coding sequence ATGAAGCCCTCCTTCTCGATCCTCCTGATCGGCCTGGCCTTCACCCTGGCCGCCTGCAATACCGTCAAGGGCATTGGCCAGGACGTGCAAAGCGCGGGCAGCGCCATCGAGCGCGCCGCCCGCTGA